A window of Gammaproteobacteria bacterium contains these coding sequences:
- a CDS encoding polysaccharide biosynthesis protein produces the protein MNIEGRKVLVLGGAGMVGVAVCRRLMRHHPASLVVAARREAKAHGAAERLAADFADSDTRIIPIWGDVFLRTEWRDAGDNARAVVLADPDRRRRLIRDTLDPLNDDIRTSSFLTQLISGTAPGLDGIGADAVIDCMNTATAVSYQNIYDAASRLAELAASPSDAGWRTQAEGLIASLYVPQLVRHVQLLYEAMRRNGTEGYVKVGTSGTGGLGFNIPFTHGEEKPSRLLLTKSAMAGAQSLLTFLLARTPDGPTVVKEIKPAALIGWRAIDYGPIRRRGRDIDLYDCPPESAVSVTDEASLAPEGEFGSDCGEKLQGVYIDTGENGLFTAAEFAAITAPGLMQIVTPEEVAENAVRELVGGNTGRDVIAALDASATGPSFRGGHLRQAALNRLARLEAEHGEAVAFEILGPPRLSKLLYEAHLLKLTLQHSDAILAETPAAMASILENMVRDNEALRRRILSIGIPILMADGVSLLRGPIIKSSDSYYGWVDLTPKNMRVWQARIRAIRASAESDLVAESSSSSDRLLTPSREWDSQKDILDIGEIVAWILDREEGGRREKG, from the coding sequence ATGAATATCGAAGGTCGCAAGGTTCTTGTACTGGGCGGCGCCGGCATGGTCGGCGTCGCGGTTTGCCGTCGTTTAATGCGGCATCATCCAGCAAGCCTGGTGGTCGCCGCCCGGCGGGAAGCCAAAGCACACGGCGCTGCCGAACGATTGGCGGCGGACTTCGCGGATAGTGACACCAGGATTATCCCGATCTGGGGTGACGTTTTCCTGCGCACCGAATGGCGAGATGCCGGGGATAACGCGCGCGCGGTGGTACTTGCCGACCCGGACAGGCGCCGGCGCCTGATTCGCGACACTCTGGATCCGCTAAACGATGATATCCGTACCTCTTCTTTTCTAACCCAGCTCATTTCCGGCACCGCCCCGGGGCTGGACGGGATCGGCGCGGACGCGGTAATCGACTGTATGAATACGGCAACCGCGGTCAGCTACCAGAACATCTACGATGCGGCTTCCCGTCTCGCAGAGCTGGCCGCTTCCCCCAGCGATGCGGGATGGCGCACGCAGGCCGAGGGCCTGATTGCGTCGCTATACGTCCCCCAGCTCGTGCGGCACGTACAACTGCTCTACGAGGCGATGCGCAGGAACGGGACCGAGGGATACGTCAAGGTTGGCACTTCGGGCACCGGCGGCCTGGGATTCAACATCCCCTTTACTCATGGCGAGGAAAAGCCGTCGCGACTTTTGCTGACCAAGTCGGCAATGGCGGGCGCGCAAAGCCTGTTGACTTTTTTGCTGGCAAGAACCCCGGACGGACCAACTGTTGTCAAGGAAATAAAACCCGCGGCCTTGATCGGTTGGCGGGCAATCGATTACGGCCCGATCCGCAGGCGCGGCCGGGACATCGATCTCTATGATTGCCCGCCCGAGTCGGCAGTATCGGTAACGGACGAAGCCAGCCTGGCGCCCGAGGGTGAATTCGGGTCGGATTGCGGCGAAAAACTTCAGGGAGTTTATATCGATACCGGCGAAAACGGCCTTTTCACTGCCGCCGAGTTCGCGGCGATCACCGCCCCGGGCCTGATGCAGATCGTGACGCCGGAGGAAGTGGCGGAAAACGCGGTACGCGAACTTGTCGGCGGTAACACCGGGCGTGACGTTATCGCCGCTCTCGATGCATCTGCGACGGGGCCAAGCTTTCGCGGCGGTCATCTGCGTCAGGCGGCCCTTAACCGCCTGGCCCGCCTGGAAGCGGAACATGGCGAGGCCGTCGCCTTCGAAATTCTAGGCCCGCCACGGCTTTCCAAGCTGCTTTATGAAGCGCATCTGCTCAAGCTGACCCTGCAACACAGTGACGCCATTCTGGCAGAAACACCGGCGGCAATGGCCAGCATCCTCGAAAACATGGTACGTGACAATGAAGCCCTGCGCCGGCGTATTCTCTCGATCGGCATTCCAATTCTGATGGCGGACGGGGTCAGCCTGTTGCGAGGCCCGATTATCAAGTCGTCCGACAGTTATTATGGCTGGGTCGACTTGACCCCGAAGAATATGAGGGTTTGGCAGGCCCGGATCCGGGCCATACGCGCAAGCGCCGAGTCAGATCTCGTCGCCGAGAGCTCTTCGTCAAGTGATCGGCTGCTGACACCCAGCCGGGAATGGGACTCGCAAAAGGATATTCTCGACATCGGCGAAATCGTAGCCTGGATACTCGATCGGGAAGAGGGTGGCCGGCGCGAGAAAGGCTGA
- a CDS encoding AMP-binding protein: MASNLERSARLFGDRVAVVDPEGCFCWTEFVDRARRCATVLSESGLRAGDRFAIISHNTFRQAELMRGGYWTGLVPVPINYRLAPPEIAYILDNAECRLVAVEEPFATLMANAEMTPWADRMLLIEPMQYEQQLDQAKAAAMHESAETDDALLVYTGGTTGRAKGVRLTHANILLNALQIGFVARPRSDDLFLHVAPMFHSADLLATPWVMVGAAHLYLPDFSGQTALQAIQEYRVTCCVLTPTMIIMMLQQPDFDRYDLSSLRQVIYGSSPMAVEWILRALQSFPGVEFIQAYGLTEAAPLLTMLGMADHRQAFESGDHRLLQSVGRQLPAVDMKIVDDNDCELPPDAPGEIIVRAPNVAKGYLKRPEATAEAFRDDWFYTGDIGHMDEQGYLYLLDRKKDLIITGGELVYSLEVESVLYQNPKVQECAVVGIPDDAYGEALLAAIVPTAGESPTAEELIEHCRDHIGGYKIPRRYVFLDELPKSAVNKVLKHELRRIYSRAPSTEKTA; this comes from the coding sequence TTGGCATCCAATTTAGAACGCAGTGCACGGCTTTTTGGTGACCGTGTGGCTGTCGTGGACCCGGAAGGATGTTTCTGTTGGACAGAATTCGTCGATCGCGCAAGGCGTTGCGCAACGGTGCTCAGTGAATCCGGTCTGAGAGCGGGCGATCGTTTCGCTATTATCAGCCATAACACATTTCGCCAGGCCGAATTGATGCGGGGCGGTTATTGGACGGGGCTGGTGCCGGTGCCGATTAACTACCGTCTGGCGCCGCCTGAGATTGCCTATATCCTGGATAATGCCGAGTGCCGACTGGTTGCCGTTGAAGAGCCATTCGCAACGCTGATGGCAAATGCAGAAATGACGCCATGGGCGGATCGGATGTTGTTGATCGAGCCGATGCAGTACGAACAGCAGCTCGATCAGGCGAAGGCCGCAGCAATGCACGAGTCGGCTGAAACGGATGATGCCTTGCTGGTTTATACCGGCGGCACAACAGGTCGGGCCAAGGGAGTACGCCTTACCCACGCCAATATCTTGCTCAATGCGCTGCAAATCGGTTTCGTGGCGCGGCCACGTAGCGATGATTTATTTCTGCATGTGGCACCCATGTTCCATTCGGCTGATTTGCTGGCCACCCCGTGGGTAATGGTCGGCGCGGCTCATTTATACCTGCCGGATTTTTCCGGACAGACAGCCCTGCAAGCCATCCAGGAATATCGCGTGACCTGCTGTGTGCTGACGCCGACGATGATTATCATGATGTTGCAGCAGCCGGATTTCGATCGTTATGACCTCAGCAGCTTGCGGCAGGTGATTTACGGCTCTTCGCCGATGGCAGTGGAATGGATTCTTCGCGCACTGCAGAGCTTCCCTGGCGTGGAATTTATCCAGGCTTATGGTTTGACCGAGGCTGCGCCGCTGTTGACCATGCTGGGGATGGCCGATCATCGGCAGGCGTTCGAGAGCGGTGACCACCGGCTTCTGCAAAGCGTTGGCCGTCAGCTTCCTGCCGTGGATATGAAGATTGTCGATGACAACGACTGCGAATTACCGCCGGATGCGCCGGGTGAAATTATCGTGCGCGCGCCGAATGTCGCCAAAGGCTATTTGAAGCGGCCGGAGGCGACGGCTGAGGCGTTCCGCGACGATTGGTTTTATACCGGCGATATCGGGCACATGGACGAGCAAGGTTACCTTTACTTGCTCGATCGCAAGAAGGACCTGATTATCACCGGCGGCGAGCTGGTTTATTCGCTGGAGGTCGAATCGGTGCTCTACCAGAATCCGAAGGTCCAGGAATGTGCCGTTGTCGGCATTCCGGACGACGCTTACGGTGAAGCGTTGCTGGCTGCTATCGTACCGACCGCCGGCGAGTCGCCGACGGCCGAGGAATTGATCGAGCATTGCCGCGACCACATCGGTGGTTACAAGATTCCTCGCCGTTATGTATTTCTCGACGAACTGCCGAAAAGCGCGGTCAACAAGGTGCTGAAACACGAGCTGCGCCGTATCTATTCCAGGGCACCCTCGACGGAGAAAACGGCATGA